Part of the Candidatus Obscuribacterales bacterium genome, AACTCCTATGATGTGGGTGTTGGGGGAATTTTTGATGAATATACCTACGACACCATGCAGCGAATTTTTTGGGATCAGGGAGGCGAATCGGGTTGGGGGCGCATTGTCACCAGTGTGCGCGGGAAGCCCACCGGGTTGCCCACCGGACTCTAGACTAGGCTACCTCGGTGTTGCTGAGTGGGATCAGGGAAGCGATCGCCAATTAGTCTAAGAAAACTGATCTCCAGTGCTCTGCGGCAGAACTTTACCCTGTCGTGGAGCACTAGTACCTTCTGGGTCAGCGTTCTCATCTAGCCTTCCCTAGCCTCTCTGGGGCGGCTACGCCAACGACGTCGCTCAGGGAACGCTGGATGGGTTGTGGTTTTCTCCCTTCGGGAGGCGTTTCACGTTGGTGGAGCCTGTCCTCAGGACAAACGACGTTGCTTAGACCACCCAAAGGCGATCGCCCCTGGAATCTGTCTATCCTGTCTGAAGCCGATACACTGAGAGCAGCCGTTTTTGGGGAGAACTATGTCCAACGCACCTGCATCCACCGATGTTCTGGCAGCCCTGCAGCACCTCATAGAGGTCGTTGCCCAGTTGCGATCGCCTGAGGGAGGCTGTCCTTGGGACTTGGCCCAAACGCCAGAAAGCCTGACGCCCTATATCATTGAAGAGGCCTACGAAACAGTGGATGCGATCCGCCAGGGACAGCCAGAGGCGATCGCCGATGAGCTAGGTGATTTGTTGCTGCAGGTGGTGCTCCAGGCGCAGATTGCTCAGGAGTATGGACAGTTTGATCTCAAAGACGTGGCCCAGGCGATTACCGAAAAGCTGATCCGTCGCCATCCCCATGTGTTTGCTGAGGTGCAGGTGGATGGGGTTGATGAGGTGCATCGCAACTGGGAGCAGATTAAAACAACGGAAGAACAGGAAAAGTCTGATAGTTCGATCGCGCGCCTGTCTCCGCGTTTATCTCGCTATGCGCGATCGCTGCCGCCGATCATCGCCGGCATGAAGATTTCCAAAAAAGCGGCGGCGGTGGGCTTTGAGTGGGATACGGTAGACGGCGTTTGGGATAAGTTTCGGGAGGAGTTGGACGAGCTCCACGAAGCGATCGCCTCTGGGGATAAAGCCCATCAGCAGGATGAACTCGGCGATGTATTGTTCACGCTGATTAACCTTGCCCGCTGGTATGACCTGGATCCTAGTGTGGCGCTGGCGGATACCAACCACCGTTTTGTACAGCGCTTTTCGATGCTAGAAGCGGCCAGCGATCGCCCCCTGCAAGACTATAGCTTGGCAGAATTTGAGCACCTCTGGCAGCAGGTAAAAGCTCAGATCGCGCAAGCCGCTAGTCAGAACCACGAGGGCGAGTAATATCCACGGCGATCGCTCCATCGAAGTTTGGGATGGCTGGTCGCTTGGTTAACACCACCCGCACTTGGTGCAGGGGAGTTTGTTCAAGAATATCAGCAGCAATGGTTTCTGCTAGGGTTTCTACGAGCTTCACCTGGCTGGTTTGAATAAGATGTTGTACCCGAGGAACTGTGGTGGAATAGTCATAGGTTTGATCAAGGCGATCGCTCTGTCCTGCTGGGGCAAGATCGAGCCAGAGTGTTAAGTCAACCTCAAACCATTGCCCCAGAGCCTGCTCTTCGGGCAACACACCGATGTACCCGTAAGCACGAATTCCGCGCACGTGCAGACAGTCCATGCCGGTTATCCTTGAATAATTTGCACTACTTCTTCCACAGACTGCCCTAAGACGCGGGCAATGGGGGCAAAGAGAGTACTTTCAATGGGACCTTGACCACTATAGATATCTTTGAGTTTCTCGGGGGATAGACGATAGGAATCACAGAAGGTCACAAATTCTTTATCTGTTACGCCTAGTTCTTCTTGGCGATTCTTGAGCAGAAGAGCGATCGCCCTAGTTCCAGTTCGAGGAATCGCTGCTCGCTCTAGATATTCCTCCATGAGTTCATCCACATTGCCGACCCGACCCTGGGAGCGCTTCACAAAGTCTGCACAGACGAGATAAAGTGCCTTGCGTACTTTTTGCTCATCGTTCATCACATGAGCTATCTTCGCGGCATATTCGGGCTTACAAAACCCCACCACCTCATGGTCAAACATAAGGGGAATAAACGTCTCGTTGACATTAGACTGCCACGGTAGCGGCTCATTTGGCAGGACCATCACCCTTCTCCTTCGTACCAATATTAAGATTGCACACCCGAAACGGCCTGAGGACATGCCCCCAAGACTCTAGTCTTACAATACCGTGGCATTTTTTTAGACTCAATATCCAAGCCTTCAATACCTAGAATCTGGCTGATGTTCTACCTGTGATGCAATCATACATCACGATGGAGGAAGGGCTTGGCATTTGCGCCGGTATAGGGGGCAGCAATGTGGCCTTTGCCTACCAATTGATACTTATAGGTGACCAGACCATCCAGCCCTACCGGACCACGGGGCGGTAGTTTAGCCGTGCTGATGCCGACTTCAGCTCCGAAGCCATAGCGGAAGCCGTCGGCAAAGCGGGTGGAGCAATTGTGGAAGACGCCTGCTGCATCCACTTGGTCTAGGAAGGTGCGGGCGGCGGTGTCGTCGGTGGTGACGATCGCGTCTGTATGGCGGGAGCCGTAGGTGTTGATATGGACGATCGCTTCTTCTAGGGAATCCACGAGCTTGATCGCCAAGATCAAGTCGCTATATTCGGTTTCCCAATCTAGATCGGTAGCCGCCTCCATGGGCACGATCGCCCGCACTCGCTCATCCCCGCGCAAGGTCACCTGCTGCGATCGCAGGGCGTCGGCCACCAGCG contains:
- the folB gene encoding dihydroneopterin aldolase, with the translated sequence MDCLHVRGIRAYGYIGVLPEEQALGQWFEVDLTLWLDLAPAGQSDRLDQTYDYSTTVPRVQHLIQTSQVKLVETLAETIAADILEQTPLHQVRVVLTKRPAIPNFDGAIAVDITRPRGSD
- the mazG gene encoding nucleoside triphosphate pyrophosphohydrolase; translation: MSNAPASTDVLAALQHLIEVVAQLRSPEGGCPWDLAQTPESLTPYIIEEAYETVDAIRQGQPEAIADELGDLLLQVVLQAQIAQEYGQFDLKDVAQAITEKLIRRHPHVFAEVQVDGVDEVHRNWEQIKTTEEQEKSDSSIARLSPRLSRYARSLPPIIAGMKISKKAAAVGFEWDTVDGVWDKFREELDELHEAIASGDKAHQQDELGDVLFTLINLARWYDLDPSVALADTNHRFVQRFSMLEAASDRPLQDYSLAEFEHLWQQVKAQIAQAASQNHEGE